Proteins encoded by one window of Ochrobactrum sp. BTU1:
- a CDS encoding ABC transporter permease has product MLNLTYFLRRLFAAAVTILVAVTLNFLLFRVLPGNAVTHIARIPNASAEMRRALEIKFGLDKPIWEQFLIYLREMAHGNLGISYANRQPVFDNLLEAFSNTIPMVATGTVLALILGLVVGTIAATRRNGPTDHILTGSAVLAYAFPTQFLGLMMLIFGAGYLPAAGMSDPFLLADSWWEVMRDRLWHMVLPVSTLVLTLYAENALITRSAMLETLGEDYILTARAKGVPRRRIILRHALRNALLPIVTMSALSLGSIVSGAILVEVIFSWPGIGRTLYEAVLNRDYPMLQGGFLAITVVVTVLNLAADLLHFVLDPRVRT; this is encoded by the coding sequence TTGCTCAACCTCACATATTTTCTACGGCGGCTATTTGCAGCGGCTGTAACTATTCTCGTTGCGGTCACGCTCAATTTCCTGCTGTTTCGCGTTTTGCCGGGCAATGCTGTTACCCATATCGCACGCATTCCCAATGCTTCCGCTGAAATGCGCCGTGCCCTTGAGATAAAGTTCGGGCTCGACAAGCCGATATGGGAGCAGTTTCTCATTTACCTGCGTGAAATGGCGCATGGAAATCTTGGTATTTCCTACGCCAACCGTCAGCCGGTCTTTGACAACTTGCTTGAGGCTTTCTCGAATACCATTCCGATGGTCGCTACAGGTACGGTCCTGGCGTTGATCCTCGGCCTCGTGGTGGGGACTATTGCTGCAACGCGCCGTAATGGACCGACGGATCATATTCTGACCGGCTCGGCCGTGCTGGCTTACGCATTTCCAACGCAGTTTCTTGGCCTGATGATGCTCATCTTTGGCGCTGGCTATCTGCCCGCGGCCGGAATGAGTGATCCGTTTTTGCTCGCCGATAGTTGGTGGGAAGTAATGCGTGATCGTCTTTGGCACATGGTGTTGCCTGTTTCGACGCTGGTCCTTACTCTCTATGCGGAAAATGCGCTTATCACGCGTTCGGCTATGCTCGAAACGCTTGGTGAAGATTACATTCTGACCGCGCGCGCAAAAGGTGTTCCGCGCCGCAGGATCATTCTGCGTCACGCGCTACGCAATGCGCTGTTGCCGATTGTGACCATGTCCGCGCTTTCGCTCGGTTCTATCGTGTCGGGCGCAATCCTCGTTGAAGTGATTTTCTCGTGGCCCGGTATCGGACGCACTCTTTATGAAGCGGTGCTCAATCGCGATTACCCCATGCTGCAAGGCGGATTTCTCGCCATTACGGTGGTTGTAACGGTGCTCAATCTTGCGGCTGACCTGCTGCATTTCGTGCTCGATCCACGCGTCAGAACATAG
- a CDS encoding ABC transporter permease — protein MTKESLGRLTHGLLEKPGLLIGILILASFAIITLGAPWIIPYSITEPSCGVFESPSFSHWFGCDDGGIDVLSLTIYGGRISIMVGVTASLIAIFVGALVGVLAGYFGGPVDTALMGITDYLLVIPQIVLMIVVASVWSPSIDHVVLVIGLLMWTSVARLIRSQVKSMRQRVFVRRAEANGAGHLHIILRHILPQIGPLLAANWVLAITVAIFNETALAFLGLSDSNAVTWGTIMEHAFNRSAVSAGAWWAIVPAGMAVALLVIGCYLVGRSIEDRLNPRLAVSYLSTRNWRMRPAKELEHD, from the coding sequence ATGACTAAAGAGAGCCTTGGCCGCTTAACGCACGGCTTGTTGGAAAAACCCGGTCTGCTGATCGGCATACTAATACTGGCAAGCTTTGCAATAATTACCCTGGGAGCGCCGTGGATCATTCCCTATTCGATTACTGAACCCAGTTGCGGTGTCTTTGAATCGCCATCATTTTCACACTGGTTTGGCTGCGACGACGGCGGGATAGATGTGTTGAGCCTTACGATCTATGGCGGTCGCATCTCCATTATGGTCGGAGTTACGGCCAGTCTGATCGCCATTTTTGTTGGTGCGCTGGTCGGTGTTTTAGCTGGGTATTTCGGTGGTCCGGTCGATACCGCACTCATGGGCATCACCGACTATCTACTGGTTATTCCGCAGATCGTTTTGATGATTGTGGTCGCTTCGGTGTGGAGCCCTTCCATTGACCATGTGGTGCTTGTGATCGGCCTGTTGATGTGGACTTCGGTGGCCAGATTGATCCGCTCTCAGGTGAAATCAATGCGGCAGCGCGTTTTTGTGCGCCGGGCCGAAGCGAATGGTGCGGGGCATCTGCATATCATTTTACGTCATATCCTGCCGCAGATTGGGCCGCTGCTGGCGGCTAACTGGGTGCTGGCGATCACTGTTGCCATCTTCAACGAAACCGCGCTCGCCTTTCTTGGATTATCCGATTCAAACGCGGTCACATGGGGCACCATCATGGAACATGCATTCAATCGGTCGGCAGTAAGTGCCGGTGCATGGTGGGCGATTGTGCCGGCAGGCATGGCCGTCGCACTGCTTGTCATTGGTTGTTATCTCGTTGGACGCTCCATCGAAGACCGGCTCAATCCAAGGCTTGCGGTTTCATATCTGTCGACACGCAACTGGCGGATGCGGCCTGCAAAGGAACTCGAACATGACTAA
- a CDS encoding ABC transporter ATP-binding protein: MTKEQPSALRTQPLLSVEKLNVWYGAGGRSNRVRIQVLHDVSFDLMPGERLGLIGESGSGKTTIALATMGLLQPSAEVAGRILLNGRDILASGEASVAPHRWKDIAMVFQGAMNAFNPVRSIGWQIAEAMEVQDMAKGRLGIQRVGELLELVGIPATQASGFAHEFSGGMRQRAMIAMALACSPKVLLADEPTTALDVMVQRQVLELLVDLSRKLDLGVILVTHDLGVVAEACTRAVVMLNGRNVETGPTADLFHRPAHPYTRQLLKASPATIRDDAEVSKKPLAEEVSGSQLLGIEGLTVCYSQRPSLKQILTSNRPEPKQVVKALDLNVKAGEIVALVGRSGCGKTSTLQAVMRMQPVSGGRIVFDGQDITALEGRALRRVRRDIQMIYQDPYESLDSRFRVEHTIMEPLEIHGIGHNRAERLRLVREALERVGLTPVDDFLRRFPHELSGGQRQRVAIAAGIVLKPKLILADEPTSMLDVSIRSGILDLLVGLCREGGMSVLMITHDLSTAASYADRIAVMYEGRIIEAGPAMQVAREPHAQHTRDLIAAIPHIIPRAANLI; this comes from the coding sequence ATGACTAAAGAGCAGCCTTCGGCTTTGAGAACGCAACCTTTGCTTAGCGTCGAGAAGCTCAATGTCTGGTATGGTGCGGGCGGAAGGTCAAACCGCGTTCGCATCCAGGTTCTGCATGACGTTTCTTTTGATTTGATGCCGGGCGAGCGTCTCGGACTCATCGGCGAATCCGGCTCTGGAAAGACGACGATTGCATTGGCAACAATGGGGCTTCTCCAGCCGTCGGCGGAGGTTGCGGGGAGAATTCTTCTAAACGGTCGCGACATTCTCGCATCAGGTGAAGCATCTGTTGCGCCCCATCGGTGGAAAGACATTGCCATGGTATTTCAGGGGGCGATGAACGCCTTCAATCCCGTGCGCAGTATCGGCTGGCAGATCGCTGAAGCCATGGAAGTTCAGGACATGGCAAAGGGGCGTTTGGGCATCCAGCGCGTGGGTGAATTGCTGGAATTGGTGGGGATACCTGCTACGCAGGCAAGTGGCTTTGCGCATGAGTTTTCCGGTGGCATGCGACAGCGCGCAATGATTGCAATGGCGCTTGCCTGTTCTCCGAAAGTGCTGTTGGCCGACGAACCGACCACGGCGCTTGATGTGATGGTGCAGCGGCAGGTGTTGGAACTGCTGGTCGATCTGAGCCGGAAACTGGATTTGGGCGTTATTCTAGTGACCCACGATCTCGGTGTTGTGGCGGAGGCATGTACGCGAGCTGTGGTTATGCTCAATGGTCGGAATGTTGAAACCGGGCCGACAGCGGATCTCTTTCATCGACCGGCGCATCCTTATACACGGCAGCTTTTAAAAGCTTCTCCTGCGACTATTCGGGATGATGCAGAGGTTTCTAAAAAACCGTTGGCTGAAGAGGTCTCTGGTTCACAATTGCTGGGGATAGAGGGGCTGACTGTATGCTATTCTCAGCGTCCAAGTCTAAAGCAGATTTTGACGTCCAATCGCCCCGAGCCCAAGCAGGTTGTGAAAGCGCTGGACCTCAACGTAAAGGCCGGCGAGATTGTTGCCCTCGTTGGCAGATCGGGTTGCGGCAAGACATCCACTTTGCAGGCGGTCATGCGTATGCAGCCCGTTAGCGGAGGGCGAATTGTCTTCGATGGGCAGGATATTACTGCGCTTGAAGGGCGGGCATTGCGCCGTGTGCGTCGCGATATTCAGATGATCTATCAGGATCCCTACGAGTCTCTGGATAGCCGTTTCCGTGTTGAACATACGATTATGGAGCCTTTGGAAATACACGGTATTGGGCACAATCGTGCAGAACGCCTTCGCCTCGTGCGTGAAGCCCTCGAGCGCGTAGGCTTGACGCCGGTTGACGATTTCCTGCGGCGTTTCCCACATGAACTTTCTGGCGGTCAGCGCCAGCGTGTCGCTATTGCTGCCGGAATTGTTCTCAAGCCTAAACTAATCCTCGCCGATGAGCCGACATCCATGCTCGACGTATCAATCCGCAGCGGCATTCTCGATCTTCTTGTTGGATTGTGCCGAGAAGGTGGAATGTCAGTGCTGATGATAACCCATGATCTCTCCACGGCAGCAAGCTATGCCGATCGCATCGCTGTCATGTATGAGGGGCGCATTATTGAAGCGGGGCCTGCAATGCAGGTGGCAAGAGAGCCGCACGCTCAGCATACACGGGATCTGATCGCAGCCATTCCGCACA